Within Myxococcales bacterium, the genomic segment TCAACCCTAAAGGTGATTGAACTGCCGCCGAGCGGACGGAAGTCACGCGGTTCATTCGCGGTGCGGCGCAGTTGGGATACGAGGGTTCCCAAAGAAGTCTCGGACCCGACAAAACCCAGCGAATCAGAGGGCATGGCGGTCGGCGGAGCGGCGCTCGCCGCATCTCCGTCAGGCTCGCTTGGCTCACTGGGTAAAATAGCTCGCCGGCTGACTGCTTGATGGTGTGGACGTGGCTGCTCGGACTTCGCTTGGCAACCCGCATCAAGAAATGCGAGTGGAAGCAAGCATAGACACAACTTCACTACAAGACTGCAAGGCACTACAAAACTATTAGTTTCCAGCCAATAAGTGACGTGCAATAACGATCCGTTGAATCTGCGACGTCCCTTCATAAATTTGTAAAATCTTAGCATCGCGCATGAGCTTTTCTACAGGATAATCACGCATATAGCCATTGCCCCCGAATACCTGAACGGCGTCTGTGGTGACTTCCATGGCAGCATCAGCGCCAAACGCTTTGCTGTAAGCGGACACCTGAGATTTGAAGTCGCCAGATTCGATGGCCCACGCTGCCTTATGAACCAGCAAGCGGGTGGCCTCATACTTGATTGCCATATTGGCAAGCATGAACTGTATTGCTTGATGCTCGGCAATAGGCTTTCCAAAGGTGACACGATCCTTTGCGTAATCAATGCTTTCGTCAATCGCTCTGCGCATAATGCCGCAGGCAGCGGCCGCTATGTCTGGCCGTGTGCTGTCGAATGTGCGCATGGCTAGTTTAAAACCATCACCTGCGGCGGCGAGAAGATTGGTGTGAGGAACTTTGACCTCTTGCAAGTTTACTGTGGCTGTGTCGCTTGCACGTTGCCCCATTTTGTCTTCCTTTTTGTCTACAGACAATCCGGGCGAATCGCGGTCGACAATAAACGCCAAAATTCCTTTATGCCTTGCTTGCGGGTCGACGGTAGCAAATATTACAAACCAACTGGCAAAAGACGCATTGGTAATAAAGCATTTCTGACCCTGTAGCACCCACTCATTGCCGTGTTGTGTCGCACGCGTGCGCAACCCAGCTACGTCGCTGCCCGCCTCGGGCTCCGTGGTGGCATAACTGGCGAGCACCGGATCAGCCGATAGCATGCCCAGATACTTACGCTTTAGTGTTTCACTGCCGGCTAATCTGACTGGCACGGCGGCCAAACCATTTGCGGCGAGGCTGGTTTGAATGCCCGAACAACCGTAGGCAAGTTCCTCTTGAAGTAAGGCGCTTTCTATGGCGCCTAATCCCAGGCCCCCGTATGCCTGAGGCACGGTCGGGGACACCAAACCAAGCTCCCACGCCTCGCGGAATATGTGCATGGGAAACACGGCGTCGCGATCGCACTCGGCCGCGGCGGGAATGATGCGGTCTTTGGTAAAGCGGCGAGCCGTACTTACCAACGCCACCTGGTCCGCACTGAGCGCAAAGTCCAACATGGGTTACTTTTGACGCTCCTTTAATCGCGCTTGGAGTTCCTGTCTTGCAGATCTTGCTCCCAGCACAAAACCAATGGCGATGCCCACAAGAAGAATCCCTGGGATATACAATAAATGAGCGATGGATGGCATTAGTCAGCCAGTGCGATTGGCGCTGCTTGTGAGCCTTCGTGCGCTTTGGCGCTGGCCTCCAGTTGATCCATTTGGAGACTGATTCGACGGCTCATACGCTCTATCCTCAGCAAGTACAACATCAATGCCATCCAGAGCGTGGCATATGCAATCACGAGGAGCAGGCCCCCCGGGACCTCTTCCGCAACCGGACCTTTAACGCTTTGGAAACTCTCGGCTCGAGATTCTTCAACGCTACGTGCAGGGGTCTCAGCGGCAGCCGTAGCCGAGACCAATACGAACAAGGATGCCCCGATCAGCTTTATCCACCTGTTGCGATGCATAGACATTGCTCCCATCTACAAGTCGTCCATGTCTTCGTTCAGACGTGCGAGTCGGTTCTGTAGACCCTCGAGCCGACTGCGTGCCCGGATCAGCAAGACGACCAGCAACGAAAAGGCAAGAAAGCTTATTATAAGCGCCGGACGCATCTCTGGGTGAAGTCCGCCACCTTTTCCGGTAATCACGGCGGGGTGAGTGCCACGCCATTTCTGAACGCTGTAATGAATGATAGGGAGGTCGAGCACTCCCAAAACAGCCAATGCGGCTGCAAAGCGATGTTCTACCTCTCCCGCTCCCGATAGCCCACGCAATATCCAATAGGCGGCGAAGACCATTCCAGCTAAGAGGGTGGTCGTCAATCGAGGATCCCACGTCCAGTAGACCCCCCATGCCTTCCTTGCCCAAAGAGGACCGGTGATGAGGACCACCACGCAGAACAGGAGGCCGACCTCACCGGCAGCAAGCGCTAAGGCATTCCATGTGGCGCGTGGTCTGACTAAATACATCGCGCTACATATTCCACATGTGATAAAGCCGATATACATCGCATAGGCACTCGGGACGTGAATATAAAAAATCTTTTGAACGATGCCCATTTGGGCTTCTACTGGCGCATAGACAAAAATCGCATACAAATCACCCAGCACAATTAATGCGCATGCCGCAATGGTCAGCGTCCAAAAATATCCCGAATTCCGTACACACACGCGTGGCATGACTTCGCGAATCTCTAGCACAAAATGTCAAAATGGGCGATGAGCTAAATCGACGGTTTTTGATTGTCGCAGGCAAAGGCGGGGTGGGCCGCACCACACTGAGTGCCATGATCGGCCTTGCTGCCGCCAAGCAAGGCAAACGCGTGCTTATCGCCATGTGTCACGTCAAGGAACAGCTGAGTCGCATGTTGGAGGCGGCCCCTATAGGCCCGGATATTGTCTCGGTCCTCCCAGGCATTGATGCGGTCAATATGTTTCCGGAAGCGGCTCTCAAGGAATATGGGAAGCTTAAACTGAAGGTGCCGCTGGTGTATCGAGCCGTGTTTGAAAACCCGTCCGTGATGGCGTTCCTGCGTGCCACTCCTGGCATCGATGCATGGTCAATGCTGGGAAAGGTATGTTACCACGTTCAGGAGAAAAGCCGCGATCGTCGCGACCGTTATGACATGGTCATTCTGGATGCCCCGGCGACAGGCCACTGTTTAGACATGTTGCGGGTGCCTCGTGTCATTATGGATCTGGCACCGAAGGGTTTACTGCGTCGGGACGCGGAGAAAGCATCGCTCTTGCTGCAGGACGCAACCCAGACTGCCGCCATTGTGGTCAGTTGGCCCGAGGAGATGCCCATCGTTGAGGCAATCGAATTGACACGGGGCTTAGAGATGGAACTTG encodes:
- a CDS encoding acyl-CoA dehydrogenase family protein — encoded protein: MLDFALSADQVALVSTARRFTKDRIIPAAAECDRDAVFPMHIFREAWELGLVSPTVPQAYGGLGLGAIESALLQEELAYGCSGIQTSLAANGLAAVPVRLAGSETLKRKYLGMLSADPVLASYATTEPEAGSDVAGLRTRATQHGNEWVLQGQKCFITNASFASWFVIFATVDPQARHKGILAFIVDRDSPGLSVDKKEDKMGQRASDTATVNLQEVKVPHTNLLAAAGDGFKLAMRTFDSTRPDIAAAACGIMRRAIDESIDYAKDRVTFGKPIAEHQAIQFMLANMAIKYEATRLLVHKAAWAIESGDFKSQVSAYSKAFGADAAMEVTTDAVQVFGGNGYMRDYPVEKLMRDAKILQIYEGTSQIQRIVIARHLLAGN
- the ccsA gene encoding cytochrome c biogenesis protein CcsA → MPRVCVRNSGYFWTLTIAACALIVLGDLYAIFVYAPVEAQMGIVQKIFYIHVPSAYAMYIGFITCGICSAMYLVRPRATWNALALAAGEVGLLFCVVVLITGPLWARKAWGVYWTWDPRLTTTLLAGMVFAAYWILRGLSGAGEVEHRFAAALAVLGVLDLPIIHYSVQKWRGTHPAVITGKGGGLHPEMRPALIISFLAFSLLVVLLIRARSRLEGLQNRLARLNEDMDDL
- a CDS encoding ArsA family ATPase; the encoded protein is MGDELNRRFLIVAGKGGVGRTTLSAMIGLAAAKQGKRVLIAMCHVKEQLSRMLEAAPIGPDIVSVLPGIDAVNMFPEAALKEYGKLKLKVPLVYRAVFENPSVMAFLRATPGIDAWSMLGKVCYHVQEKSRDRRDRYDMVILDAPATGHCLDMLRVPRVIMDLAPKGLLRRDAEKASLLLQDATQTAAIVVSWPEEMPIVEAIELTRGLEMELGVSVASVVVNGVMPELFSPDERAAMLQNPPADTDGSETCLRQVAYRRSLREREQVRLMGMLKHAIDKPHILIPLQPRAQLGRADLERLSARLLPT